gacaccacagtatgtaCTTTGTTTACCACTGTCGCTTCCCGCTTTATCTTATCCAATCTTTTCCAATCACAAATGTTTCGCAGGAAGAACGTTTGTTGCCCCGTGTGAACTCCAATCTCGTTAATATCACATTCGTGGTCATTTAATGTGatacacgtaggaggaagcaatctaCTAGTTCGCTCTTCTACGAGCGCTCAAGgagttttaacagtaaaccactccGTGAcggagaacgcctctcttgtagcgtctgcctctgatgttggctgagcatctccatgaCGCTTTCGAACCTACTAAACGAATCTGTCACGGAACGTGCTGGTCCTCTTAGGATCTTCTCTGCTGCGTCTAACAAGCCTCTCTTGTTTGAATCCCAGACTCTCCAAAAAAAATATTCAAGTATTCGTCGACTAGGGTTTTATAACCTTCGTCCTTTTTTAGCATTTATTAcacttcttccaatgaatctggcaTGTACCTTGGGTACAGTTAGCTTCATGTGGTCCTTTCACTTTAAATCACGCAGAACCCACACTCCCAGCttttttatggatgtgactgcttccactgGTTGCACTGCAATCGTCTAATTATACAGTAACGGTTCTTTCTGTCTATTTACgtgcaataaattacatttctttatgttgGAGGTCAATGCCAGTCCTTCCACTAAGTTTCGAAGCTCTGCAGGTGatggagagaatatgaaaattttgccTGTATTTGAAGGTACTGTGGGTAGAATAAAGCCCATAGGTAGCAGTAGCTGAGTCACTCTTCTACACATCGTATTACAGCAGGAATTTTAAGCACGCTTTCGGATTGACCATCAATATATGGTCAAGAGAAAGGGGAAAAAAGCTCTCCTAGTTGTATATagctacaatgtgtgtgtgtgtgtgtttgtgattgttTAGGTAGaaggcagcaacaacaacaacaaggtacatCCCCTACAGACAGAATATGTCACTAATATCGTTTTAATGCACAATACTTGAATTTACGGACGTCAGCCTGTAAGTCATACGTCCTTTGACAGCTGTTCGCCTTCGCCGCCGTGCTGGCCGTGGCCCGCGCCGGCTACCTTTCCGCCCCCGCTGTGTCCTACGCCGCCCCAGCcgtcgcctacgccgcccccgccgtcgcctacgccgcccccgcggcCGTCGCCCCCGCGGCCATCACCTCCCAGAGCTCCAACATCCTGAGGAGCTTCGGCAACCTGGGACAGGTGTCCACCTACACCAAGACCGTCGACACGCCCTACTCCAGCGTCACCAAGTCCGACGTCCGCGTCAGCAACGACGCCATCGCACACGTCGCCGCCCCCACACTGGCCTACGCTTCCCCCGCCTACTACCACTAACCACTGAGGCTGCACTTCAACCTCAGCTCTTCTGCTGATTATTTATTTTCCTTCAAGCTCTGCCATCTTCTGTAAATAAAATACTTCATTGGaaattttactattgttgttgtATCATTGTACCATTGTAGCCTCCATCTTATTACACACTCCTTCGATTTTCTAACCAGTATTTCAGAGAAGTGAGAGGTGTTGTTTATACATAACACAGTGAACAGGCGATGGATATCAGTATCAGTTTATAAAACACAttagtaaatgaaatatttttgtgtctATTTGAAAAAGTATCGCTTTGCACGTCCTTTCTATAATATTCTCCAAACAGGCATTTTAGTGAAGACAGGTATctcatttttatgaggttagttttAGCCCAGATGACGCTTGAAGGatgcaaatgaaataaaatgtctgacagtattAATAGAAAAGTGAGAGGTTGTGTAATGACTACTCAAACactaatttcaaaaaatggctcaaatggctctgagcactatgggacttaactgctgtggtcatcagtcccctagaacttagaactacttaaacctaactaacctaaggacatcacacacatccattcccgaggcaggattcgaacctgcgactgtagcggtcacgcggctccagactgtagcaaacACTAATTTCTGATACTTTATTCTGTATTGGGTGATGGTGTGGGTCCAACATTCAAACACAGTTACCAAAAATTACACACCAGGTACGAAAATAACTAAACCACTATAGAACGCAGAAAACATCCAAGAAAACGAATAGGAAGCACtattgaaacgcctggttaaatccgcaggacaaaaCAGtttgaattgtggaaaggggccaaaaatgaacggctgtcagttacactcgaacacatataactttatttagttgcccaaacattacagtgccaatttccgagcttaactatcgactgaatatgtcacacaatcttatggcttaagggtatACCCTCTTtaacttttaaaacggctgaaggcccacgattcaaaacacaattacaataaatttttacaaggcagaaagcccaaggctttatccttaaataaaatattttaaatgaggcttaaggcccaaacaatctaagacttaacaagtaaggaattttaatttaaagacggcagatagcccatgattgaaaaacaaagctacaatgaattttcaaaaggcagaaggtccaaagctttatccaaaaaatattttaaatgaggctgaaggcccaaacaattcaaGTCTTGACATGTAAGGAACAacgaattttaaaacggctgaaggcccattatttaaaactcaACTAAAAGCAtataaattcaaaccatcggctatgagctttTAAAATTCCCAATTAAactccaataagaaaaggcagtgcaaccAGCGGCATTCAGatgtttccgggggtcggtctgcacttgaaatgttAACGTTCggttaggggagacaggtagtcagcCGAACTATATCTGATCTGcctgcaacccaaccaagagacagtcaacggacccaccgacaagacgacctgctttccacccgaccagtgcacggggaactccaaagccaaaatgtaaaaggcgtagccgcccacaaccaagtatgcataagctgtaaaaactacacacacgtgttggacggcgacaacacgatgaggaaaggatactgcctgaattttacgtcagcggttagggcaggtaaccggaacgctaacgaccacaaggcagaatattccgctggtgcacttggatttcaaataaccaaaatacaggtaAACTTCAGCGGATGGGGGccaaaccttcgccaactcgaacactcgctgttgctgacGGGAAtatccccaacagccaaccatgaaaagatGTACGCCAatcgaccgactgccgcacactagctagccggaaactataagtaCCAGACCATAGTACAAGATGCGAATATCGGTACACACTGGTGCAGTCACACGTAGagagaaccacggcataaccgcaataacagcgggaaaccaaacgcagagtaacagtcaaggtttaaaccaacgcataagccggggccagcacggctcaACTATTTCAACTCAGTTACGTTAAATTGAAGCAGATAATGACGTGGTACAGAAGTGTATGTGCAACATTTCAGAAGATCAAAGGTTCTTACGACTGACAAAGGAAACAGGAATGACCAAGTTACCCAATTTCATCCTTACTAACCATTTTCTATTCAAACAAGATACTTCTGAAGTGGAGTAACTTGTAACACAACGGATACTGGGTACTTTGTGATGACATGCAGTTTGGACTTCATAGAACTCTTTATACGATCTGAAATGGCTGTGACTTCACTGCTTCATGAAAAGCATAAAGACTTCAAAATCGGAAAGACAAGAACAGCATTTCCAATCCGCATGCAATCATCCAAatatagattttctgtggtttccgtaACTCGCCGAGGCGAATGTCGGGACGATTCCTTTAAAAggtcacggtcgatttccttcccgtaTGCTAGCTTGTGCTATGTCCCCAAGCATCTCTTCGTCCACCCCATCCGTTGTATCTTTTCTTCCGAACTTCCTAAGTGCGccaagggaagatcagtttgtgttccggagaaatgtaggaacaaatgAGGAAATACTGGCCCTACTAATTATGTTAGACgataggttgaagaaagacaaaacctatgttttcagaatgtgtagatTGAGAGTAAACTTTGGACAATACTGACTGGACCACACTCTTTCTAATTATGGAGTAAGGAAGAGTTTGATTATTTAGAAACTGCACAAAAAGCAGACTGAAGTTACAGAGGATGAAAGGACATGAAAGGAGACAGTAGTTGCGAAGGGAGGTTGTGGCATTTCCCCAACTGTCAAGCTGTGCATTGAGGAAGGATTAAGGACACTGAGGTAAATGTGCAAATTGATttgaagttgagggagaagaaataaaaacactgcaatttgccaatggcattgtaattctgtcagaacggcaaaggaattggaagatcaGGTGAACCGAGTGGCTAGATtactaaaaattataaaatggtgatcaatgaaagtaaaacaaggttgtgGCATTTCCCCAACAAGCAAGCTGTGTATTGGGGAAGGATTAAGGAAACTGAGGTAAATGTGGAAAGGGATTTGAAATTGAGGCAGAACAAATAAaaacctcaaagttcaagaacaaaagattgaaatagtaatggaattcaaatatctcggagaatggattagttggaatgctgggaaaagcaaagcaatggaatccagaaaaaaataaacttgtattggccttccaactaacaaaaaatgcatacaacaaaaaatccctttcatggcggtccaaaattacacattacaagacagtgatttagccagaaacactaaacatgaatttgaaaggccaaatggagaaacttgagctaaaggaaagaaacattttaagaaaaatcatagtaCCAAAATTTCAAGAGAATaggattatatacatcaaaaatgaaactctctacaagacaaCTGAAAAATTTCAGATACTATGCGTAAAAGGAGGATAAATTTTTATGGTAATCTTCTCAGGATGAATTACAAAAGATTAATTAAAGAAAGAAACTGAGAAAGgcctagtagaattaaagatttcagaaaattcacttatcgaTCGAACAGCTAaagtaattactaaagatgaaaacataaggttccaagacaaatctatacaaaagtccaaacccttcatctcagaagaagagaggaaaagaagatcagaaacaatgaagaaattctgggccctaagaaaagaacagcacacaaagaaatgattgatacagcgtaccccaaagagggtgaaacgaatgcagaagaaagtaaaacaagggtaatggatgctgtgggaattagatgcaTAAATTAGATGTTGAAAGCAGCAGTAGAGTTTTGCTATTACAGCGGGTAAATAAACTGACGATGGCCGAggcagagacgatataaaatacagactagcaATTTCAAGAAACCCTCCAATGATAGTGGTGGGAGAAGCCAAaaacagaggcaacagcagtcacCGCCCGACCGCCGGAAAGAGCACGCACGGCCAGCACGTTCGCACTCAACTGAGCGACTGAGCGAGTGGACGGAGGAGCCCGCCAGTGGCAGTGATAGGAGTGAAGGGGGAGGTGGGGGAAGGTGGAGTCGCAACCAAGCCGAGCGGATTCCTTCTCCGGGGCGCGGACGAGACAGCGACTACTCGTCCGGCGGCTAGGATGACTGGACGCGCCGACGTGACCTGCAGTCTGCTCACGACGTAAGGAGCACCTACCACGTTGCGACTGATGGAGCAGATTGCGGCCACAATATACGACGCTCTGTTGAAACGGAGGAGACACCAGCAGCGCCCCTCGATGTTTTCGCATGTTGTCCTGGTCGTAAGGCGAATGCCAGAGCAATTCTCATAAGTCCTGCCAAATAAATTCCTAATCAGGAGACCAATCCCTCCAGATTTCAGAATTCAGAAACTTCTGAAATGTTATAATATAAAAGATCGATGAAAACTGAATTGGTAGATCGAATAATTAATGAACCGCCGCTGGGGCGGCTGTCGAAGACGCAGCACAGCTGCATTCCCATAAGTAATTTTATACGCCGAGAGAAACTCAAGTTACTCGAGGGATCAGGTGATggaacatgtcctgagacatcgagatggttcaaatggctctgtgcattaagggacttctcaggtcatcagtcccctagaacttagaactacttaaacctaactaacctaaggacatcacacacatccatgccggaggcagggttcgaacctgcgaccgtagcagtcgcgcggttccagactgaagagcctagaaccgctcgaccaaaacGGCCGGCTAGGCATCTAGAAATAGTAAATTTGGTAATGGATGGAAGTGAAGGGGGTAAGAAATTTAGGCATGAATACCGTTAGCAGGTTCAGATGGAAGTTGTCTGCAGTAGTTATGAAGCGAAAAAGAGGCTTTGACATGATGGTCTGttgtgaagaactgcatcaaactagtattCAGATCACAGCTATAAATATATGCTGCCAAAAGGATTAAAGGATCACGTTTTTTAAACCCCGTCATTTTCCCCCACGCGACGCAGATATGCGAAATTTGTCTGTGTAATGGTGCAAAATCGCTGCGCTCTGTGACGTCACGTTCGGGATCGGCGACGATTCAAAGAGCAAACTGTCGACACAGGCGAAAAGAACGCCAGAGCTCAGGAGTTCATATGAGGTACAGGAtgagttaatgatgtcactttggcaccaaacttcaccacTGTGGACATATCACATGTCACAACCATCCGCCTCCCTCCTGTTAACCATATCTTACCCCTTTTCTTGACGCCACTGGCAAAACAGCGGTGTCCAGCATTAA
The Schistocerca gregaria isolate iqSchGreg1 chromosome 1, iqSchGreg1.2, whole genome shotgun sequence genome window above contains:
- the LOC126335221 gene encoding cuticle protein 67-like, which translates into the protein MVALKLFAFAAVLAVARAGYLSAPAVSYAAPAVAYAAPAVAYAAPAAVAPAAITSQSSNILRSFGNLGQVSTYTKTVDTPYSSVTKSDVRVSNDAIAHVAAPTLAYASPAYYH